A genomic segment from Myxococcota bacterium encodes:
- a CDS encoding enoyl-CoA hydratase-related protein, with translation MDYGRYTQNLRIDLRDGVLRVALHNPPMNCNTKALHTALSQIWSDIHDDDDVRVVVFTGEGRAFSAGGDIKAMQETVDHPEQWWPTLTEAKRIVFRMLECDKPVIARVNGHAIGFGATLALACDIIVAVDTAKFGDPHVNAGLVAGDGGALLWPQAIGFPRAKEALLLGEPIPAKRAEEIGLINYAVPADELDAKVDAIARKLANGAQRSIRWTKQVLNLQLRMIAHPVMEHGMANETLSQFSEDHAEAVAAFAEKREPKFTGR, from the coding sequence ATGGACTACGGACGCTACACGCAGAACCTGCGCATCGATCTCCGGGACGGCGTGCTCCGCGTCGCGCTCCACAACCCGCCGATGAACTGCAACACGAAGGCGCTGCACACGGCGCTGTCGCAGATCTGGAGCGACATCCACGACGACGACGACGTGCGCGTGGTCGTGTTCACGGGCGAGGGCCGCGCGTTCAGCGCGGGCGGCGACATCAAGGCGATGCAGGAGACGGTGGACCACCCCGAGCAGTGGTGGCCGACGCTCACCGAGGCGAAGCGCATCGTCTTCCGCATGCTCGAGTGCGACAAGCCGGTGATCGCGCGCGTGAACGGGCACGCGATCGGCTTCGGCGCCACGCTCGCGCTCGCCTGCGACATCATCGTCGCCGTCGACACCGCGAAGTTCGGCGACCCGCACGTGAACGCGGGGCTCGTCGCGGGCGACGGCGGCGCGCTGCTGTGGCCGCAGGCGATCGGCTTTCCCCGCGCGAAGGAAGCGCTGCTGCTCGGCGAGCCGATTCCCGCGAAGCGCGCCGAGGAGATCGGCCTCATCAACTACGCGGTGCCGGCGGACGAGCTCGACGCGAAGGTCGACGCGATCGCGCGCAAGCTCGCGAACGGCGCGCAGCGCTCCATCCGCTGGACGAAGCAGGTGCTGAACCTGCAGCTGCGCATGATCGCGCACCCGGTCATGGAGCACGGCATGGCGAACGAGACGCTCTCGCAGTTCAGCGAGGATCACGCCGAGGCCGTGGCCGCCTTCGCCGAGAAGCGCGAGCCGAAGTTCACGGGACGCTAG
- a CDS encoding isoprenylcysteine carboxylmethyltransferase family protein, protein MPRLALVLFAAWAGCLLVARSIVHWRATGSTGIKGFHGRVGSLPWLAGAAASAGLVLAPLAPVAALCAWPGGELLLQSRGAHALGAALAVVGIAGALVAQLAMGRSWRIGVDEREHTALVTSGPFAFVRNPIFTFMGVSQAGFALLVPNAVGLGALALLAVGIELHVRFVEEPYLLRTHGDAYARYAASTGRFLPGIGRALAARSDDHAA, encoded by the coding sequence ATGCCGCGCCTCGCACTCGTCCTCTTCGCCGCGTGGGCCGGCTGCCTGCTCGTCGCGCGCTCGATCGTGCACTGGCGCGCGACGGGCTCGACGGGCATCAAGGGCTTCCACGGCAGGGTCGGATCGCTCCCGTGGCTGGCCGGCGCCGCGGCGAGCGCGGGCCTCGTGCTCGCGCCGCTCGCGCCCGTCGCCGCGCTGTGCGCGTGGCCGGGCGGCGAGCTGCTGCTGCAGTCCCGCGGCGCGCACGCGCTCGGCGCCGCGCTCGCGGTCGTCGGCATCGCGGGCGCGCTCGTCGCCCAGCTCGCGATGGGGCGCTCGTGGCGCATCGGCGTCGACGAGCGCGAGCACACGGCGCTCGTCACGTCGGGGCCCTTCGCGTTCGTCCGCAACCCGATCTTCACCTTCATGGGCGTGTCGCAGGCGGGCTTCGCGCTGCTCGTTCCGAACGCGGTCGGCCTCGGAGCGCTCGCGCTCCTCGCCGTCGGCATCGAGCTGCACGTGCGCTTCGTCGAGGAGCCCTACCTGCTGCGGACGCACGGCGACGCCTACGCGCGCTACGCCGCGTCGACCGGGCGCTTCCTTCCGGGCATCGGCCGCGCGCTCGCCGCGCGAAGCGACGACCACGCGGCCTGA
- a CDS encoding metalloregulator ArsR/SmtB family transcription factor, producing MPKRSTALETCSPPLVDRARVAAARKRLLPEAELEELAALFRLLGDATRARLLYALLEAGELCVCDLAAATSTPETNVSHALRLLRTAGIAKARRDGRRIYYSLDDAHVRMLLDVSREHLRHARGRA from the coding sequence GTGCCGAAGCGATCCACCGCTCTCGAGACCTGCTCCCCGCCGCTCGTCGATCGCGCGCGCGTCGCGGCCGCGCGCAAGCGCCTGCTCCCGGAGGCCGAGCTCGAGGAGCTCGCGGCGCTCTTCCGGCTGCTCGGCGACGCGACGCGCGCGCGCCTCCTGTACGCGCTGCTCGAGGCGGGCGAGCTGTGCGTGTGCGACCTCGCCGCCGCCACGTCGACGCCCGAGACGAACGTGTCGCACGCGCTGCGCCTGCTGCGCACGGCGGGCATCGCGAAGGCACGCCGCGACGGCCGCCGCATCTACTACAGCCTCGACGACGCGCACGTCCGCATGCTGCTCGACGTGTCGCGCGAGCACCTGCGCCACGCGCGCGGGAGGGCGTGA
- a CDS encoding CoA transferase: MTAPLSGIRVVEIASFVAVPAAGALLADLGAEVVKVEVPGGETLRHALPRRLGYRHGMSEAPHFHMDNRGKRSLALDLARPAARAALRRVIARADVVLTNLLPRRLAKFGLDAATLRAAHPRLVFASLSGYGARGPDADTPAFDYTAYWARSGLMDVMRDVGAGPAFLRPGVGDHAAALALASGILAALRVRDRDGVGQEVDVDLLHTGLYVAGNDAAVVASTDLDTPRHDPARPRNPLWSHYRTADARFLFLVMIDSQRYWPALCRALDFPELERDERFRDEVARYRNAEELVARIASVVGARDLAHWERHLASFPLIWAPVRTLREAMRDPQVAAMGMLADVALPDPDAAGLRTVAPPLQLSRHAMPGTAPAPALGADGEAVLREAGCSDADIAAALGPADGAQAPGAR, from the coding sequence GTGACGGCGCCTCTCTCGGGCATCCGCGTGGTCGAGATCGCGAGCTTCGTGGCCGTTCCGGCCGCGGGCGCGCTGCTCGCCGACCTCGGCGCCGAGGTCGTGAAGGTCGAGGTGCCCGGCGGCGAGACGCTGCGGCACGCGCTCCCGCGGCGCCTCGGCTATCGCCACGGCATGAGCGAAGCGCCGCACTTCCACATGGACAACCGCGGCAAGCGCTCGCTCGCGCTCGACCTCGCGCGCCCCGCGGCGCGCGCCGCGCTGCGCCGCGTCATCGCGCGCGCGGACGTCGTGCTGACGAACCTCCTGCCGCGCCGCCTCGCGAAGTTCGGGCTCGACGCCGCGACGCTGCGCGCCGCGCACCCGCGGCTCGTCTTCGCATCGCTGTCGGGCTACGGCGCGCGCGGTCCCGATGCCGACACGCCCGCCTTCGACTACACGGCCTACTGGGCGCGCAGCGGCCTCATGGACGTGATGCGCGACGTCGGAGCCGGGCCCGCGTTCCTGCGGCCCGGCGTCGGCGATCACGCCGCCGCGCTCGCGCTCGCGAGCGGCATCCTCGCCGCGCTGCGCGTGCGCGACCGCGACGGCGTCGGGCAGGAGGTCGACGTCGACCTGCTGCACACGGGCCTCTACGTCGCGGGCAACGATGCCGCCGTCGTCGCATCGACCGACCTCGACACGCCGCGGCACGACCCCGCGCGGCCGCGCAACCCGCTCTGGAGCCACTACCGCACCGCCGACGCGCGCTTCCTGTTCCTCGTCATGATCGATTCGCAGCGCTACTGGCCGGCCCTCTGCCGCGCTCTCGACTTCCCCGAGCTCGAGCGCGACGAACGCTTCCGCGACGAGGTCGCGCGCTACCGCAACGCCGAGGAGCTCGTCGCGCGCATCGCGAGCGTCGTCGGCGCGCGCGACCTCGCGCACTGGGAGCGGCACCTCGCGTCGTTCCCGCTGATCTGGGCGCCCGTCCGCACCCTGCGCGAGGCGATGCGCGACCCGCAGGTCGCCGCGATGGGCATGCTCGCCGACGTCGCGCTGCCCGACCCGGACGCGGCCGGCCTGCGCACCGTCGCGCCGCCGCTCCAGCTCTCGCGCCACGCGATGCCGGGCACGGCGCCCGCACCCGCGCTCGGAGCGGACGGCGAGGCCGTGCTGCGCGAGGCGGGCTGCAGCGATGCGGACATCGCCGCCGCGCTCGGGCCCGCGGACGGCGCGCAGGCGCCCGGCGCCCGCTAG
- a CDS encoding hydantoinase B/oxoprolinase family protein, whose translation MSAAERAREAAASPSPPDAPSPSWQPGPDFDPVTAEVIRGAMETVAYEMATHVSLTAKTPILNQSNERNATILDGHGRLAALSVGIPQFMLSSRGPVRFALELFAAEGLNEGDVVVANDPYHGGGHLPDYNVFAPVVADGEVVLIASIQCHHADTGGGVPGGYNAEAIDIWAEGVRFPAVKVIDRGVERRDVLYMMEANTRTPTFPGDIRAQIGAAQLGVRRLRDVVARYGAKAVRDAVEHAITHTRERFRSEVAAWPDGVYEADSFVDHDPIGNPDIHLHVKVTVAGERITVDFTGSDARPGLKAYSALGNTQGYVVAQLAAMMDPSIPKNEGFFDSIELVAPKGSVVNPPDGATVAAGTHHPGVEVGEVICKALAPFLPERACPQIYKLGTPCVIVGHHPETGELFFDHGVDCLGGYTNAVKGVDGWGSFPASFGNIIRATTEINESIFPFRNECLDYAIDSGGAGRWRGGPGSRVEKRLLAPATLSCWMVGMKYPMPGFEGGGDGSPNSLVVRFGGPHAHRVDCMANAVPHEPGEGFEYCYGGGGGFGDPLERDPSAVLDDVLDEFVSPRSARDDYGVVLTGALDDYSLAVDEAATRALRASLRGAAR comes from the coding sequence ATGAGCGCAGCCGAACGAGCGCGCGAGGCCGCCGCCTCGCCGAGCCCTCCCGATGCTCCGTCGCCGAGCTGGCAGCCCGGCCCGGACTTCGACCCCGTCACCGCCGAGGTGATCCGCGGCGCGATGGAGACGGTCGCCTACGAGATGGCGACGCACGTCTCGCTCACCGCGAAGACGCCCATCCTGAACCAGAGCAACGAGCGCAACGCGACCATCCTCGACGGGCACGGCCGGCTCGCGGCGCTCTCGGTCGGCATCCCGCAGTTCATGCTGTCGTCGCGCGGGCCCGTGCGCTTCGCGCTCGAGCTGTTCGCCGCCGAGGGGCTGAACGAGGGCGACGTCGTCGTCGCGAACGACCCGTACCACGGCGGTGGACACCTGCCCGACTACAACGTCTTCGCGCCCGTCGTCGCCGACGGCGAGGTCGTGCTGATCGCGTCGATCCAGTGCCACCACGCGGACACGGGGGGCGGTGTCCCCGGCGGCTACAACGCCGAGGCGATCGACATCTGGGCCGAGGGCGTGCGCTTCCCGGCCGTCAAGGTGATCGATCGCGGCGTCGAGCGGCGCGACGTCCTCTACATGATGGAGGCGAACACGCGCACGCCGACCTTCCCGGGCGACATCCGCGCGCAGATCGGCGCCGCGCAGCTCGGCGTGCGACGCCTGCGCGACGTGGTCGCGCGCTACGGCGCGAAGGCCGTGCGCGACGCCGTCGAGCACGCGATCACGCACACGCGCGAGCGCTTCCGGAGCGAGGTCGCGGCCTGGCCCGACGGCGTCTACGAGGCGGACTCGTTCGTCGACCACGACCCGATCGGGAACCCCGACATCCACCTGCACGTGAAGGTGACCGTCGCGGGCGAGCGCATCACGGTCGACTTCACGGGGTCGGATGCGCGCCCGGGCTTGAAGGCCTACTCGGCGCTCGGCAACACGCAGGGCTACGTGGTCGCGCAGCTCGCCGCGATGATGGACCCGTCGATCCCCAAGAACGAGGGCTTCTTCGATTCGATCGAGCTCGTCGCGCCGAAGGGAAGCGTCGTGAACCCGCCCGACGGCGCGACGGTGGCGGCGGGCACGCACCACCCGGGCGTCGAGGTCGGCGAGGTGATCTGCAAGGCGCTCGCGCCCTTCCTCCCGGAGCGCGCGTGCCCGCAGATCTACAAGCTCGGTACGCCGTGCGTGATCGTGGGCCACCACCCCGAGACGGGCGAGCTCTTCTTCGACCACGGCGTCGACTGCCTCGGCGGATACACGAACGCGGTGAAGGGCGTCGACGGCTGGGGCTCGTTCCCGGCCTCGTTCGGCAACATCATCCGCGCGACGACCGAGATCAACGAGTCGATCTTCCCGTTCCGCAACGAGTGCCTCGACTACGCGATCGACAGCGGCGGCGCGGGGCGATGGCGCGGCGGGCCGGGCTCGCGCGTCGAGAAGCGGCTGCTCGCGCCGGCCACGCTCTCGTGCTGGATGGTCGGGATGAAGTACCCGATGCCGGGCTTCGAGGGCGGGGGCGACGGCAGCCCGAACTCGCTCGTCGTGCGCTTCGGCGGGCCGCACGCGCACCGCGTCGACTGCATGGCGAACGCGGTGCCGCACGAGCCGGGCGAGGGCTTCGAGTACTGCTACGGCGGCGGCGGCGGCTTCGGCGACCCGCTCGAACGCGATCCGAGCGCCGTGCTCGACGACGTGCTCGACGAGTTCGTGTCGCCGCGCTCGGCGCGCGACGACTACGGCGTCGTGCTCACCGGGGCGCTCGACGACTACTCGCTCGCGGTCGACGAGGCGGCGACGCGCGCGCTGCGCGCGTCGCTCCGCGGTGCGGCGCGATGA
- a CDS encoding hydantoinase/oxoprolinase family protein, which produces MSAAAHPGAYRIGVDVGGTFTDFVLVRPDGALELLKVPTTLDDQSRGVMEGIATLAARNGASARELLAATELVVHGTTTADNTMIEMNGAVTGLVTTQGHRDTIDVRRGYKEDIWDPAVPAPVPIAPRRRRFGVPERLDATGAVVRPLDEVATREALRRLRMQGVESIAVCLLFSYLNPAHERRVRELAREECPDARVSLSHEVMPSAPEFERTSTTLIDAYVGPRVAVYLERLGRALRGAGYAGELLIMQSNGGITTADRLAERAVCAMGSGPTGGVNGACAVARRAGVRDFIAIDMGGTSYEVCLVRGGEPRIASFWNWQHRYLVGLPMIEMHSIGAGGGSIAYVEAGALKVGPRSAKADPGPICYGRGGTEPTVTDANVVLGYLNPDALCGGDFKLTTDGVRSAIAAQVAEPLGLDVVEAAHGIFRIVNANMSNAIRRVSSQAGQDPRELELVVYGGNGPVHAGKQAEELGIARMLVPKTSPAFSALGLLVADYVVDRQRTHLRPASAASSDDVNALFDALEAEALAELAPAGLPREAISFERLLHFCYPGQTFDMAVPAALTGARMGAGDVARSVEAFHDLHEAIHTYAARDEEPLLRQVRVRARGVTRKPALPGAAPAEAPLESALRSRRAAWFDGAFVDTPVYDGDRIGAGHEIEGPAIVEERFTTLVLYPGHRARLDENGNYAIEIRSGR; this is translated from the coding sequence ATGAGCGCGGCCGCGCATCCGGGCGCCTACCGGATCGGCGTCGACGTCGGCGGCACCTTCACCGACTTCGTGCTCGTGCGCCCCGACGGCGCGCTCGAGCTGCTGAAGGTGCCCACGACGCTCGACGACCAGAGCCGCGGCGTGATGGAGGGCATCGCGACGCTCGCCGCGCGCAACGGCGCGAGCGCGCGCGAGCTGCTCGCCGCGACCGAGCTCGTCGTGCACGGCACGACCACGGCCGACAACACGATGATCGAGATGAACGGCGCCGTGACGGGCCTCGTCACGACGCAGGGGCACCGCGACACGATCGACGTCCGCCGCGGCTACAAGGAGGACATCTGGGATCCGGCCGTGCCGGCGCCGGTGCCGATCGCGCCGCGCCGCCGCCGCTTCGGCGTCCCCGAACGCCTCGACGCGACGGGGGCGGTCGTGCGGCCGCTCGACGAGGTCGCGACGCGCGAGGCGCTCCGGCGGCTGCGCATGCAGGGTGTCGAGTCGATCGCGGTCTGTCTGCTGTTCTCGTACCTGAACCCGGCGCACGAGCGGCGCGTGCGCGAGCTCGCGCGCGAGGAGTGCCCGGACGCGCGCGTCTCGCTCTCGCACGAGGTGATGCCGAGCGCGCCCGAGTTCGAGCGCACGTCGACGACGCTGATCGACGCGTACGTCGGGCCGCGCGTCGCCGTCTACCTCGAGCGGCTCGGCCGCGCGCTGCGCGGCGCGGGCTATGCGGGCGAGCTGCTCATCATGCAGAGCAACGGCGGCATCACGACGGCCGATCGGCTCGCGGAGCGCGCCGTCTGCGCGATGGGCTCGGGGCCGACGGGCGGCGTCAACGGCGCGTGCGCCGTCGCGCGCCGCGCCGGCGTGCGCGACTTCATCGCGATCGACATGGGCGGGACGAGCTACGAGGTGTGCCTCGTGCGCGGCGGCGAGCCGCGCATCGCGAGCTTCTGGAACTGGCAGCACCGCTACCTGGTCGGGCTCCCGATGATCGAGATGCACTCGATCGGCGCGGGCGGCGGCTCGATCGCGTACGTCGAGGCGGGCGCGCTCAAGGTCGGGCCGCGCAGCGCGAAGGCCGACCCCGGGCCCATCTGCTACGGGCGCGGCGGCACCGAGCCCACGGTCACCGACGCCAACGTCGTGCTCGGCTACCTGAACCCCGACGCGCTCTGCGGCGGCGACTTCAAGCTCACGACCGACGGCGTGCGCAGCGCGATCGCCGCGCAGGTCGCGGAGCCGCTCGGCCTCGACGTCGTCGAGGCGGCGCACGGCATCTTCCGCATCGTCAACGCGAACATGAGCAACGCGATCCGGCGCGTGTCCTCGCAGGCCGGGCAGGACCCGCGCGAGCTCGAGCTCGTCGTGTACGGCGGCAACGGCCCGGTGCACGCCGGCAAGCAGGCGGAGGAGCTCGGCATCGCGCGCATGCTCGTGCCGAAGACGTCGCCCGCGTTCTCGGCGCTCGGCCTGCTGGTCGCCGACTACGTCGTCGACCGCCAGCGCACGCACCTGCGCCCGGCGTCGGCCGCGTCGTCCGACGACGTGAACGCGCTGTTCGACGCGCTCGAGGCCGAGGCGCTGGCCGAGCTCGCGCCGGCGGGCCTGCCGCGCGAGGCGATCTCGTTCGAGCGGTTGCTCCACTTCTGCTACCCGGGACAGACGTTCGACATGGCGGTGCCCGCGGCGCTCACGGGCGCGCGCATGGGCGCGGGCGACGTCGCGCGCTCGGTCGAGGCCTTCCACGACCTGCACGAAGCGATCCACACCTACGCCGCGCGCGACGAGGAGCCGCTCCTGCGACAGGTGCGCGTCCGCGCGCGCGGCGTGACGCGCAAGCCCGCGCTCCCCGGCGCCGCGCCGGCGGAGGCGCCGCTCGAGAGCGCGCTGCGCTCGCGGCGCGCGGCCTGGTTCGACGGCGCCTTCGTCGACACGCCCGTCTACGACGGCGATCGCATCGGCGCGGGCCACGAGATCGAGGGGCCCGCGATCGTCGAGGAGCGCTTCACGACGCTCGTGCTCTACCCCGGCCACCGCGCGCGGCTCGACGAGAACGGGAACTACGCGATCGAGATCCGGAGCGGACGCTGA
- a CDS encoding NAD-dependent epimerase/dehydratase family protein, whose translation MTGSALVIGGTGPTGPFIVNGLLARGYAVDMLHSGRNEVPEIPDAVVHIHTDAYDAAKVADALAGRTYDVCIATYGRLRRIAEVTAGRVGRFVSVGGLPALRGYMNPFAYEPNGLPVPARVDAPLVTDERLDTKGYRIVQTEQAVFEHQPEATHFRYPYVYGPRQPVPREWLVVRRILDGRPHIVLPDGGLTLHHFGYSENLAHAVLLAVDRPERCRGQVYNAGDAEIPTLRQVVEIVAAGLGHDWEIVDMPWELATPARPLVTQPLPTHRVVDVWKMERDLGYADVVPPREALVRTAKWLVDNPLSPGQESLLQDPFDYAAEDALVAWWKGVLASRPGIAWKSEPGYGMAYSGPGGRPRSRETFE comes from the coding sequence ATGACGGGGAGCGCACTGGTGATCGGCGGAACGGGCCCGACGGGCCCGTTCATCGTGAACGGCCTGCTCGCGCGCGGGTACGCCGTCGACATGCTGCACAGCGGCCGCAACGAGGTGCCGGAGATCCCGGACGCGGTCGTGCACATCCACACCGACGCGTACGACGCGGCGAAGGTCGCGGACGCGCTCGCCGGCCGCACGTACGACGTCTGCATCGCGACCTACGGCCGGCTGCGGCGCATCGCCGAGGTGACGGCCGGCAGGGTCGGCCGCTTCGTGTCCGTCGGCGGCCTGCCCGCGCTGCGGGGCTACATGAACCCCTTCGCGTACGAGCCAAACGGGTTGCCGGTACCGGCGCGCGTCGACGCGCCGCTCGTCACCGACGAGCGCCTCGACACGAAGGGCTATCGCATCGTGCAGACCGAGCAGGCCGTCTTCGAGCACCAGCCCGAGGCGACGCACTTCCGCTACCCGTACGTCTACGGCCCGCGCCAGCCCGTGCCGCGCGAGTGGCTCGTCGTGCGGCGCATCCTCGACGGGCGGCCGCACATCGTGCTGCCCGACGGCGGGCTCACGCTCCATCACTTCGGCTACTCGGAGAACCTCGCGCACGCCGTGCTGCTCGCGGTCGACCGCCCCGAGCGCTGCCGCGGGCAGGTCTACAACGCGGGCGACGCCGAGATCCCGACGCTGCGCCAGGTCGTCGAGATCGTCGCCGCGGGCCTCGGCCACGACTGGGAGATCGTCGACATGCCGTGGGAGCTCGCGACGCCGGCGCGGCCGCTCGTCACGCAGCCGCTCCCCACGCACCGCGTCGTCGACGTCTGGAAGATGGAGCGCGACCTCGGCTACGCCGACGTCGTGCCTCCGCGCGAGGCGCTCGTGCGCACGGCGAAGTGGCTCGTCGACAACCCGCTCTCGCCCGGGCAGGAATCGCTGCTGCAGGATCCGTTCGACTACGCGGCGGAGGACGCGCTCGTCGCGTGGTGGAAGGGCGTGCTCGCGTCGCGCCCCGGGATCGCGTGGAAGAGCGAGCCCGGCTACGGCATGGCCTACAGCGGCCCGGGCGGCCGGCCCCGCTCGCGCGAGACGTTCGAATAG
- a CDS encoding gamma-glutamylcyclotransferase family protein, giving the protein MERLAVYGTLRARFGRHRELGLEHALVPLGACRIAGRLVDLDAYPGLVPGDGLVEAELFGIRDARVLARIDAYEGYEPARPERSLFTRRWVRLARPSLGAWVYAYARDATGRAVVASGCWASHVAAAPRYSNVSRERGRPPGPL; this is encoded by the coding sequence ATGGAGCGACTCGCCGTGTACGGAACGCTGCGCGCGCGCTTCGGGCGCCACCGCGAGCTCGGCCTCGAGCACGCGCTCGTGCCGCTCGGCGCGTGTCGCATCGCGGGGCGTCTCGTCGACCTCGATGCCTACCCCGGGCTCGTCCCCGGCGACGGGCTCGTCGAGGCGGAGCTCTTCGGCATCCGCGACGCGCGCGTGCTCGCGCGCATCGACGCCTACGAAGGCTACGAGCCCGCGCGCCCCGAGCGCTCGCTCTTCACGCGGCGCTGGGTGCGGCTCGCGCGGCCCTCGCTCGGCGCCTGGGTCTACGCCTACGCGCGCGACGCGACGGGCCGCGCGGTCGTCGCGTCGGGCTGCTGGGCGTCGCACGTCGCGGCGGCGCCTCGCTATTCGAACGTCTCGCGCGAGCGGGGCCGGCCGCCCGGGCCGCTGTAG
- a CDS encoding VOC family protein: MSRLFGPVDQVAWVVRDLESAATYWAETLGVGPWFVIPHVRPDDFRVDGAPSPVEMSLAIAYSGRTQIELIEQHNGAPSMYREAIDAGRFGQHHLGFFRRDYDARLERALAAGYRIGQQGSLGGSIRFTYLRTEGAPGAIVELVELSDPVEASFVALHQLAAEWDGADPIRPLAMAR, translated from the coding sequence ATGAGCCGACTGTTCGGGCCGGTCGACCAGGTGGCGTGGGTGGTGCGCGACCTCGAGTCCGCCGCGACGTACTGGGCCGAGACGCTCGGCGTCGGGCCGTGGTTCGTGATCCCGCACGTGCGTCCCGACGACTTCCGCGTCGACGGCGCGCCCTCGCCCGTCGAGATGAGCCTCGCGATCGCCTACTCGGGCCGCACGCAGATCGAGCTGATCGAGCAGCACAACGGCGCGCCGTCGATGTACCGGGAGGCGATCGACGCCGGCCGCTTCGGACAGCACCACCTCGGCTTCTTCCGCCGCGACTACGACGCGCGGCTCGAGCGCGCGCTCGCGGCCGGCTACCGCATCGGCCAGCAGGGCTCGCTCGGCGGCTCGATCCGCTTCACGTACCTGCGGACGGAGGGCGCGCCCGGCGCGATCGTCGAGCTCGTCGAGCTGTCGGACCCCGTCGAGGCGTCGTTCGTCGCGCTGCACCAGCTCGCGGCCGAGTGGGACGGCGCGGATCCGATCCGCCCGCTGGCGATGGCGCGCTAG
- a CDS encoding sulfotransferase, with product MTAAANTSVQPKGGAPRAWTFRDAGPRALPLPLRALNTVGSLVPGSGRPALRAEAAIEAAVRREGVDDFGDGAFRDGLEALAAALDGEANLHTFGRLAQREMLVATLARRLRLVDHARRHPEVRDERVTAPFVVLGMPRTGTTLLSQLLDLDPRSRSLRAWEAGTLVPPPELATREEDPRIAAAAKQYVQTAKLIPPLPAMHPLGASLPEECVPLHMLDFRSLGFETQALVPSYGRWLEQCDMRSAYAIEKLALQVLQSTIPTDRWALKTPNHLWALDALLEHFPDARLVWTHRDPAKVIPSVASLNTAFHRTWMKSVDPADVGAAWLGKLHLAVGRGLAFDDRQAGRAWCHHLLYEDLMDDPVEAVRGLYAHFGEELMPLHEARMRAWMRHRPQSAFGRHRYDPRDFGMTEESVRERFADYVKRFGVPLETRD from the coding sequence ATGACCGCCGCGGCGAACACATCCGTGCAACCGAAGGGCGGCGCGCCGCGCGCGTGGACCTTTCGCGACGCCGGCCCGCGCGCGCTCCCGCTCCCGCTCCGCGCGCTCAACACGGTCGGATCGCTCGTTCCGGGGTCGGGGCGCCCCGCGCTCCGCGCCGAGGCGGCGATCGAGGCGGCCGTCCGGCGCGAGGGGGTCGACGACTTCGGCGACGGCGCCTTCCGCGACGGGCTCGAGGCGCTCGCCGCCGCGCTCGACGGGGAGGCGAACCTCCACACCTTCGGGCGGCTCGCGCAGCGGGAGATGCTGGTCGCGACGCTCGCGCGGCGCCTGCGCCTCGTCGATCACGCCCGCCGCCATCCCGAGGTGCGCGACGAGCGGGTCACCGCGCCGTTCGTCGTGCTCGGCATGCCGCGCACCGGAACGACGCTCCTCTCGCAGCTGCTCGACCTCGACCCGCGCTCGCGCTCGCTGCGCGCGTGGGAGGCCGGAACACTCGTGCCGCCGCCCGAGCTCGCGACGCGCGAGGAGGACCCGCGCATCGCCGCGGCGGCGAAGCAGTACGTGCAGACCGCGAAGCTGATCCCGCCGCTCCCGGCGATGCACCCGCTCGGCGCCTCGCTTCCCGAGGAGTGCGTGCCGCTCCACATGCTCGACTTCCGCAGCCTCGGCTTCGAGACGCAGGCGCTCGTCCCGAGCTACGGACGCTGGCTCGAGCAGTGCGACATGCGCTCCGCCTACGCGATCGAGAAGCTCGCGCTCCAGGTGCTGCAGTCGACGATCCCGACGGATCGCTGGGCGCTCAAGACGCCGAACCACCTGTGGGCGCTCGACGCGCTGCTCGAGCACTTCCCCGACGCGCGCCTCGTCTGGACGCACCGCGACCCCGCGAAGGTGATTCCCTCGGTCGCGAGCCTGAACACCGCGTTCCACCGCACGTGGATGAAGTCGGTCGACCCGGCGGACGTGGGCGCCGCGTGGCTCGGCAAGCTCCACCTCGCGGTCGGGCGCGGCCTCGCGTTCGACGACCGCCAGGCCGGCCGGGCGTGGTGCCACCACCTGCTCTACGAAGACCTGATGGACGACCCGGTCGAGGCGGTGCGCGGCCTCTACGCCCACTTCGGCGAGGAGCTCATGCCGCTGCACGAGGCGCGCATGCGCGCCTGGATGCGCCACCGCCCGCAGAGCGCCTTCGGCCGGCACCGCTACGACCCGCGCGACTTCGGCATGACCGAGGAGAGCGTCCGCGAGCGCTTCGCCGACTACGTGAAGCGCTTCGGCGTCCCGCTCGAGACGCGCGACTAG